A part of Melittangium boletus DSM 14713 genomic DNA contains:
- a CDS encoding FAD-dependent oxidoreductase produces MVDEREHKSLWTVTAPLRRYPALSEDLEVDVVVVGGGLAGLTTALLLKEEGKRVAVVEMHRLSSGQTGQTTAHLTELLDTPYDTLMSDFGEKGARLAAESVRASIEKVAGLVERLGISCGFQRVPGYRYAETDDEVQALEREASAARRAGLMCSLTNEVPLPYPVKRALRVEDQAWFHPREYLRAIAERIPGEGSHVFEETQVTDIHEGAPCRVTTTRGIITCQDVVEATTTPINRGLLHTRLYPYRSYVVAGVLEGPLAPGLYYDSADPYHYIRTQTVEGREYVIVGGEDHKVGTEEDTRRCFAALEEYLRQRFPVTEAAYRWSGQVIEPADGLPYIGCNGGSRHVWVATGFSGTGMMFGTLAGMILTDSILGRDNPYAALYDATRVKPTVGTRDFVHENADVAFHFVADRLVRPEVHDLSEVPPGEGRLVEVEGKKVAVYREEGGGVHAVSPVCTHLGCHVHWNKAERSWDCPCHGARFSPTGEVLNGPAMKGLTSKKIR; encoded by the coding sequence ATGGTCGACGAGCGCGAACACAAGTCGCTGTGGACGGTAACAGCCCCCCTGCGGCGCTACCCCGCATTGTCGGAGGACCTCGAGGTGGACGTGGTGGTGGTGGGGGGCGGCCTCGCGGGGTTGACCACGGCCCTGTTGCTCAAGGAGGAGGGTAAACGGGTGGCGGTGGTGGAAATGCACCGGCTGTCGTCCGGCCAGACGGGACAGACCACGGCGCACCTCACCGAGTTGCTGGACACGCCGTATGACACCTTGATGTCGGATTTCGGGGAGAAGGGGGCGCGTCTGGCCGCGGAGTCCGTCCGGGCGTCCATCGAGAAGGTGGCCGGACTGGTGGAGCGCCTGGGCATTTCATGTGGTTTCCAGCGGGTTCCAGGCTATCGCTACGCGGAGACGGACGACGAGGTCCAGGCACTGGAGCGCGAGGCCTCCGCGGCCCGGCGGGCGGGCCTGATGTGCTCGCTGACGAACGAGGTGCCGCTGCCCTATCCGGTGAAGCGCGCGCTGCGCGTGGAGGACCAGGCGTGGTTCCACCCGCGCGAGTACCTGCGGGCCATCGCCGAGCGGATTCCCGGAGAGGGCAGCCACGTCTTCGAGGAGACCCAGGTCACCGACATCCACGAGGGCGCTCCCTGCCGGGTGACGACCACGCGGGGCATCATCACCTGCCAGGACGTGGTGGAGGCGACGACCACGCCCATCAACCGGGGCCTGCTGCACACCCGGCTCTACCCCTACCGCTCCTACGTGGTGGCGGGGGTGCTCGAAGGCCCCCTGGCGCCCGGGCTCTATTACGACAGCGCGGACCCCTATCACTACATCCGCACCCAGACGGTGGAGGGCCGCGAGTACGTGATCGTGGGGGGCGAGGACCACAAGGTGGGGACGGAGGAGGACACCCGCCGCTGCTTCGCGGCGCTGGAGGAGTACCTGCGCCAGCGCTTTCCGGTGACGGAGGCGGCGTATCGCTGGTCGGGGCAGGTCATCGAGCCGGCGGATGGACTGCCGTACATCGGGTGTAACGGAGGCTCGCGGCACGTATGGGTGGCCACGGGCTTCTCGGGCACGGGAATGATGTTCGGAACGTTGGCGGGGATGATCCTCACGGATTCGATTCTCGGACGGGACAATCCCTATGCGGCGCTCTACGACGCCACGCGGGTGAAGCCGACGGTGGGCACCCGCGACTTCGTCCACGAGAACGCGGACGTCGCGTTCCACTTCGTGGCGGACCGGCTCGTGAGGCCCGAGGTGCACGACCTGTCCGAGGTGCCTCCGGGTGAGGGCCGGCTCGTGGAGGTGGAGGGCAAGAAGGTGGCGGTCTACCGGGAGGAGGGCGGCGGGGTCCACGCGGTGAGTCCGGTGTGCACGCACCTGGGCTGTCATGTGCATTGGAACAAGGCCGAGCGCTCCTGGGACTGCCCCTGCCACGGGGCGCGTTTCAGCCCGACGGGAGAGGTGCTCAACGGGCCCGCGATGAAGGGCTTGACCTCGAAGAAGATCCGATGA